In the genome of Vicia villosa cultivar HV-30 ecotype Madison, WI linkage group LG7, Vvil1.0, whole genome shotgun sequence, one region contains:
- the LOC131620029 gene encoding ras-related protein Rab-2-B-like: MSYAYLFKFIIIGDTGVGKSCLQLQFTDNRFQPVHDVTIGVEFGTRMITIDSKPIKLQIGDTAGQEMFRSITRSYYRGAAGALLVYDITRRETFDHLATWLEDARQHASSSMIIMLIGNKSDLSKKRVVSTEEGEKFAKENGLIFMEVSAKSAENVEEAFVKTAGTIYRKMKHGEFDKLNETQGIKIGYGEPLVGRVHKLSSVFGGSCCT; the protein is encoded by the coding sequence ATGTCTTATGCATACCTCTTCAAATTCATAATAATCGGAGACACCGGAGTCGGAAAATCATGCCTTCAACTTCAATTCACTGACAACCGCTTTCAACCTGTCCATGACGTAACAATTGGGGTCGAATTCGGCACAAGGATGATCACCATTGATAGTAAACCAATCAAGTTACAAATAGGGGACACAGCAGGTCAAGAAATGTTCAGATCGATCACAAGATCATATTATAGAGGAGCAGCAGGTGCATTGCTTGTTTATGATATTACAAGGAGAGAAACATTTGATCACTTAGCTACTTGGTTAGAAGATGCAAGGCAACATGCGAGTTCGAGTATGATCATTATGTTAATCGGAAACAAATCTGATCTAAGTAAGAAGCGCGTTGTAAGTACTGAAGAAGGCGAGAAGTTTGCGAAGGAGAATGGTTTGATCTTCATGGAGGTTTCGGCGAAAAGTGCAGAAAATGTTGAAGAAGCCTTCGTAAAAACAGCTGGAACAATATATAGAAAGATGAAACATGGAGAATTTGATAAGTTGAATGAAACTCAGGGAATCAAAATTGGATATGGTGAACCATTGGTGGGTAGGGTTCATAAGCTCTCTTCTGTTTTTGGTGGAAGCTGCTGCACTTGA